In Treponema primitia ZAS-2, a genomic segment contains:
- a CDS encoding HD domain-containing phosphohydrolase — translation MQDIQKTEEIPDNEKLETLDVLDAAEVEDIETADAAIRVSHTPSMELFENSIFPVLFIDQHLKIIYANPGCKNMFPFSKLVGSYFVDTFGKFFELEDIRKIRDTVIKGDNGFSWKGKARIKSREIVTVQTKVYLFAAEMNIKAPENFVIMFDDVTEENRLLLRSVFMSLLEASKLKDNDTGQHISRVNLYSRCLAEELHHKPGYERVDADFIDNIGFLASMHDVGKIGTPDDILNKEGPLSDWEWSVMQEHTKNGAFILSTYPNPMAKDIALCHHEKWNGTGYPFQLEMDLIPLSARIVAIADVYDALRMRRSYKPPFDHQTAVRQMMEGKGTHFDPTLLDVFYTSAPRFNALFEKNKDT, via the coding sequence ATGCAGGATATACAAAAAACGGAAGAAATTCCCGATAATGAAAAATTGGAAACCCTGGATGTCCTTGATGCGGCGGAAGTGGAGGACATTGAGACTGCGGACGCTGCTATCAGGGTTTCTCATACTCCCTCAATGGAACTATTTGAAAACAGTATATTCCCGGTTTTATTTATAGATCAACATCTGAAAATAATCTACGCCAATCCGGGATGCAAAAATATGTTTCCTTTTTCAAAACTCGTAGGCAGCTATTTTGTTGATACCTTCGGAAAATTCTTTGAATTAGAAGATATACGAAAAATCAGAGATACTGTTATAAAGGGGGATAACGGATTTTCCTGGAAAGGAAAAGCCCGGATAAAGTCCCGTGAAATTGTTACGGTTCAGACAAAAGTATATCTTTTCGCCGCAGAAATGAACATCAAAGCCCCTGAGAATTTTGTGATCATGTTTGATGATGTGACCGAAGAGAACCGCCTTCTCCTGCGCTCAGTTTTTATGAGCCTCCTGGAGGCGTCGAAGCTAAAAGATAATGATACGGGTCAGCATATCTCCAGGGTAAACCTGTATTCTCGCTGCCTGGCAGAAGAACTGCACCACAAACCGGGGTATGAACGGGTGGATGCGGATTTTATTGACAATATAGGATTCCTGGCGTCCATGCACGATGTGGGAAAGATAGGCACTCCGGATGATATTCTAAATAAGGAAGGCCCCCTCTCGGACTGGGAGTGGTCGGTAATGCAGGAGCATACCAAGAACGGCGCCTTTATACTTTCTACTTATCCTAATCCTATGGCAAAGGATATCGCCCTGTGCCACCATGAAAAATGGAACGGCACAGGGTACCCCTTCCAGCTGGAAATGGATCTGATACCCCTGTCTGCCCGGATTGTAGCCATCGCGGATGTGTACGATGCCCTGAGAATGCGGCGGAGTTATAAGCCCCCCTTTGACCATCAAACGGCGGTTCGCCAAATGATGGAAGGAAAGGGAACCCATTTTGACCCTACCCTGCTTGATGTGTTTTATACATCGGCGCCCAGGTTTAATGCACTCTTTGAGAAAAACAAGGATACGTGA